A stretch of the Aspergillus puulaauensis MK2 DNA, chromosome 6, nearly complete sequence genome encodes the following:
- a CDS encoding uncharacterized protein (COG:S;~EggNog:ENOG410PW0G), protein MIYQQSFEAIHQILGKDQARAWKQTLKTSFLQSHWLLPYPHGHGFMRKSKDTGQEPGKLLPAEYIQHHPTTSWGHFYPDHRYMERGMEPEMDLVRLSDGDLYEKLVQIADRFSQNP, encoded by the exons ATGATCTATCAGCAAAGCTTTGAAGCCATCCATCAAATTCTCGGCAAGGATCAGGCGCGTGCGTGGAAACAGACGCTGAAGACTTCATTCCTTCAAAGCCACTGGCTCCTTCCCTATCCACATGGTCATGGGTTCATGCGCAAGTCCAAGGACACGGGGCAGGAG CCTGGAAAGCTCTTACCGGCGGAGTAtattcaacaccatcctaCTACCAGCTGGGGTCACTTCTATCCCGATCACCGGTACATGGAGCGTGGCATGGAACCGGAGATGGATCTTGTTCGGCTTTCTGACGGGGATTTATATGAGAAGTTGGTACAGATTGCCGATCGCTTTTCCCAGAATccttag